One window of Amaranthus tricolor cultivar Red isolate AtriRed21 chromosome 13, ASM2621246v1, whole genome shotgun sequence genomic DNA carries:
- the LOC130798072 gene encoding G2/mitotic-specific cyclin C13-1-like, which yields MVNLENRMRVTRSYAKRRASEAMGDQPQHKQPKKKRVVLGEISSNVLGNPNLPSCSKPRPRVCSTKVTKPVNTPLENAPQEDVIGLGKFSSDDVDDPQMCEPYVSGIYEYLRNMEQEEKRRPLTNYMLKIQKDVTVTMRGILVDWLIDLADEFNVLSDTLYLTISHMDRYLSYKSINRDRLQLLGVTAMLIASKYEEINPKSVRKFCEMTADTYTEHELIEMETDVLKTLNYEMGNPTVKTFLTRFIRVAQRNPKNPNLQFEFLSYYLAELTLTDYGFLKFLPSKIAAAAIFLAKLTINPKEHPWNLSLQNFTGYKCSDLKECVSRIQVLQLDRTGGCWEAIKTKYKQHKYKCVSTLTSLSEIPASYFE from the exons ATGGTGAATCTTGAGAATCGCATGAGAGTCACTAGATCGTATGCAAAGAGAAGAGCATCAGAAGCAATGGGTGATCAACCACAACATAAGCAACCGAAGAAAAAACGGGTTGTTTTAGGTGAAATTTCGTCAAATGTTCTTGGTAATCCGAATTTACCATCGTGTTCAAAACCTCGTCCAAGAGTTTGTTCTACGAAGGTAACCAAACCTGTTAATACTCCCCTGGAAAATGCCCCGCAGGAGGATGTTATTGGGTTGGGAAAATTTTCATctgatgatgttgatgatccTCAAATGTGTGAACCTTATGTTTCTGGAATTTATGAATATCTTCGTAATATGGAG CAAGAGGAGAAGAGAAGGCCGTTGACGAATTACATGCTGAAGATTCAGAAAGATGTGACAGTAACTATGAGAGGAATATTGGTGGATTGGTTGATAGATCTTGCAGATGAATTCAATGTTCTTTCGGATACCCTTTATTTAACAATCTCCCATATGGATCGATATTTATCTTACAAATCCATTAATCGAGACAGACTTCAACTTCTTGGTGTTACCGCCATGCTTATAGCTTC gaaatatgaagaaatAAATCCCAAATCTGTGAGAAAATTTTGTGAGATGACAGCAGATACCTATACTGAACACGAG CTTATAGAGATGGAAACGGATGTACTCAAAACCCTTAATTATGAAATGGGTAATCCAACCGTGAAGACATTTCTCAC TAGATTCATTCGAGTTGCTCAAAGAAATCCTAAA AATCCCAATTTGCAGTTCGAATTTTTGAGCTACTATTTAGCTGAGTTGACGTTAACGGATTATGGATTTTTGAAGTTTTTACCTTCTAAGATTGCTGCAGCAGCTATTTTTCTAGCGAAGCTCACAATTAATCCGAAAGAGCACCCATGG AATCTAAGCTTGCAAAATTTCACTGGATATAAGTGTTCTGATCTAAAGGAATGCGTTTCTCGAATACAAGTTTTGCAATTAGATAGAACAGGAGGGTGTTGGGAAGCGATAAAAACGAAATACAAGCAGCATAAG TACAAATGTGTTTCGACATTGACATCTTTATCGGAAATACCTGCTTCTTACTTTGAATAA
- the LOC130798826 gene encoding metal transporter Nramp3.2-like — MNTFFPNKDETVNNLKIHIETSYESNRLLPSNNVDSYLHDFEDICYEEGEKDRESSRTFEDQIYEVIEVENYDDTQLPPFSWKKLWLFTGPGILMSIAFLDPGNIEGDLQAGAIAGYSLLWLLLWSTIMGLLIQLLSARVGVATGKHLAELCREEYPTWARILLWIMAEVAVISADIQEVVGTAIAIQILSNGFFPLWASVVITTADCFVIFFLESYGVRKMEAAFAIMVATMALSFAYMFVDAKPNGKDLLVGVIVPKLSSRSIQQAVGIFGCVITPHNVFLHSALVQSRKVDINKTNQVQEALNYFSIESSIALLISFLINLFVTTVFAKGFYGTNKATIVGLENAGQYLEEKYGGGFLPILYIWGIGLLAAGQSSTITGTYAGQFIMSGFLDIQLNEWLRAVITRGFAIIPTMILAIIFDTSDGAMDVMNEWLNVLQSTQIPFSLIPLFTMVAKDHVMGVFKIGPTLEKLAWLVVAIVMVINSYVLLDFYNNMINGLLSKLVFCMISAAYIAFIIYLIVREGFGSHYLSLLCKRSSETQL, encoded by the exons ATGAACACTTTTTTTCCCAACAAAGATGAAAcagtaaataatttaaagatcCACATTGAAACTTCTTATGAGTCAAATAGGCTTTTACCGTCTAATAATGTTGATTCATACTTGCATGATTTTGAAGATATTTGTTATGAGGAAGGAGAGAAAGATCGAGAGAGTTCTAGAACATTCGAAGATCAAATCTATGAGGTGATTGAGGTAGAAAACTATGATGATACTCAACTACCCCCATTTTCTTGGAAGAAGCTATGGCTATTTACCGGCCCTGGTATTTTAATGAGCATTGCTTTCTTGGACCCTG GAAACATAGAAGGAGATCTACAAGCAGGAGCCATAGCAGGATACTCATTATTGTGGCTGTTGTTATGGTCAACAATAATGGGTTTGTTGATCCAGTTACTATCGGCCCGAGTGGGAGTGGCAACAGGGAAGCATCTAGCTGAGCTTTGTAGGGAAGAATACCCAACATGGGCCCGGATTTTATTGTGGATTATGGCGGAGGTTGCAGTTATTTCTGCAGATATTCAAGAAGTTGTAGGCACTGCTATAGCTATTCAGATTTTAAGCAACGGCTTTTTTCCTCTTTGGGCTAGTGTTGTTATTACCACTGCTGATTG ttttgtaattttctttttggaaagTTATGGGGTGCGAAAGATGGAAGCTGCATTTGCAATTATGGTAGCAACAATGGCTCTCTCATTCGCCTATATGTTTGTTGATGCTAAACCCAATGGAAAGGATCTTCTTGTAG GTGTGATAGTACCAAAACTAAGCTCAAGATCAATCCAACAAGCAGTAGGAATATTTGGATGTGTGATCACCCCACACAATGTCTTCTTACATTCAGCTCTTGTCCAATCAAGAAAAGTAGACATAaacaaaaccaaccaagttcaAGAAGCACTCAATTACTTCTCCATTGAATCATCTATAGCTCTCCTAATCTCATTCCTTATAAACCTCTTTGTAACCACTGTTTTTGCCAAAGGATTTTATGGTACAAACAAAGCTACCATTGTTGGGCTTGAAAATGCAGGACAGTACcttgaagaaaaatatggaGGAGGTTTTCTTCCTATACTTTATATTTGGGGAATTGGGTTATTAGCAGCTGGACAAAGTAGTACTATTACAGGAACATATGCTGGTCAGTTTATTATGTCGGGTTTTTTAGATATTCAACTGAATGAGTGGCTTAGAGCTGTTATTACAAGAGGTTTTGCAATCATCCCAACTATGATTTTGGCTATTATATTTGATACTTCAGATGGGGCTATGGATGTTATGAATGAATGGTTGAATGTGCTTCAATCTACTCAAATTCCTTTTTCTTTGATACCTCTTTTTACTATGGTGGCTAAGGATCATGTCATGGGTGTTTTCAAAATTGGACCTACACTTGAg AAGTTGGCATGGTTAGTGGTGGCAATAGTAATGGTGATAAACAGTTATGTTTTATTAGATTTTTACAATAATATGATCAATGGACTGCTTTCTAAACTCGTATTCTGCATGATATCAGCAGCATATATAgcttttattatttatcttattgTTAGAGAAGGCTTTGGTTCCCATTATTTGAGTTTACTATGTAAGAGATCCTCTGAAACTCAACTGTGA
- the LOC130798071 gene encoding peamaclein, whose translation MVQILMKIGLVTMLMVILIASMFIDISNAGSEFCDSKCGVRCSKAGYKERCLKYCGICCEDCHCVPSGTYGNKDECPCYRDKKNSKGNPKCP comes from the exons ATGGTACAAATATTAATGAAGATTGGTTTAGTAACTATGTTAATGGTGATTCTTATTGCTTCCATGTTTATAGACATTTCAAATGCCGGCTCAG AGTTTTGTGACTCGAAATGCGGTGTCCGGTGCTCAAAGGCAGGATACAAAGAAAGGTGTTTGAAATACTGTGGAATATGTTGTGAGGATTGCCACTGTGTCCCTTCAGGAACCTATGGAAATAAGGATGAATGCCCTTGTTACAGAGATAAAAAGAACTCTAAGGGCAACCCTAAGTGTCCTTAA